From the Coffea eugenioides isolate CCC68of chromosome 1, Ceug_1.0, whole genome shotgun sequence genome, the window GGGAAGCTGGCCCCGCGCCCGCCCCCACCCaccaaaaaaagaattttgttaATTTGGTCGTAGCTTGAACTTTGCAGGCAGATCGTTTTAATAGGTTtcattctttcattttcttcttgtggCGAAAAAACATATGCTTGAGATTTAATTGGTTAATTAAATGTACCTTTGTTTAACTGGTTACATTTTAAGTTTGCTGCTCAGGTTGGAGGGCCAAGGAAACTTTTGGTGGGGCAGcaggggattttttttttttttttttttttttgggtttgttgggggggggggggtggggtgGGGTGGTGGGAATACTTTTTCTCTTGATTCGCTGATCTTCTCTGtagattttcttttttggggtcaaaatctCTGTAGATTGTTAGCTTTGATATTATCCCTTTTGTTTGTTACAGTGTGAGCATGTACTTTTGGCAACATTACCTTACAGCTACGGATAGTTACTTTTGTATCTTCATGGTTGGTTAAACTTCAGGTTTAGGTCCTTACTTTCATATCCTAGCAAAACAAAGTTgagtttttcctctttttttttttcaacataaaAAGCTGCTCATTGCCATAAacataggttttttttttaaacatatgCAAAAACATATCTGTTTGGATCCTTCAGTTTTAAAAAGTGTTCTAAAAGGTACTCTAAAagtagtttaaatttttttatgtttaaaaaatatcccaaaGTATATCttaaaaactctactactcttaaatattccaaaatattttctaaaaatatcccaaaatatactctaaaaagtccgctacagtaaaatttttcaaaaacaccctaaAATACAGCTAATCCAAACATAGAGATACTTTCTTCCCCTTCCTTGTGACATTAACTGTGTAAAGCCTTGAATTATGCAGTTTTTATTTGAGAATGTACCCCTCACCTCTATGTAAGTATTGCTGACATGATAGGTTGGAAAATTCCTAGATTTAAAGACAGCACTTGGGAAGAAGCGCAGTGATGGGAAAAGTGCACCATTGCAACCTCTAACTACCATGCAGCGCTATCACATTGGGCGACTTATAGATGAATATGGGGAGGACTATGAGGTGAGAATTGCAAATGTTACAGATACCTATcaattttgttatttgtttCTTTGTGCTAATTAGATTTCTTGCTCTACAGAGCATGTTCAAGGATACAAAACTAAACAAGATGCAGCATTCAGTAGCAACGCTAAAGAACTTGTGCAGAAGATATCACACCTGTCAAGGGAAAAATCCTTTAATTAAGAAGTAAGAAGGGAACAATTGAAGTTTGCTACAGAATACCAGTAGCTTTTGCTGCCACGGGATGCACATTGATTTGTTTTTGACTGAAAATGCCAGCACCCCTACTGTTGGATGTTTGCAATACATAAATGATTAGCTTACTGAGTAGAAGATGAATCTTTTTAACGACTGATCTACtaaaaaatttctttcccttctTGATATCCCTTATCCTGCTTTTCCATTTGCTTCTcctttttggtatgttttgggGTGTTTGTGGACCATGCTTTTCCTaaggttttttttccttttgtatttTTTGGGTGAGACTTTGATAACAGAATTTCGCTTTAGAGACTCAGATGAAGACGGGTTTTTTATTTGTACGATACCAATGAACCTAATTGCAGGGGGgcactctaatttttttttattttttttctttgccaaAAGCATGTTATTACAAAAGGACGATACAGAACGAGTAATAGGCCTCCAAAATTCACCTGATAACGCGGCCACCGGTTATTTTGGAGCTCAGGTTAGCCTTGTTCAAAAGCCAACTTATTTATGTACAGGTTATTTTGGTTTCGCTCAGAAATCTCGGAGAAGACAACAGTTCCAATCCCAGAGAAACCCATAGATTCCCTTATACATGCATAGCAAATCAAGGACAATTAAAGCTGCGATTCTTGTTATATACCCATGAATGCTCGACACTGTGATTCCCAGTGCTCCTTGGCTTGTCTAATTCTTTCGGCTCGTTCAGACTGTAGTCGCGCCGCCCAGTACTCCGGACAACTGTTCAagtatgcatttttttttttagtacgAACTAAAGTAATGAATAAATGCCAACTCACAACACTCGTCATGAAATCTACCAAGTGCATAAGTTTAAGACCACACCTTTGGCTTAATAGAATGTTTAGCTCCTCCAAATGCACTGCACCTTCATAAACTCCTGCCTGCAATTGCAACTCTGACAGTTATAGAATGGATGACAACATGCAATATGAATCTCAAGGGACATTATTGGTCTTTTAACTCACAATTATAATTCAATAATTCGGGATAAGAAGGAAATTGTAATCAATGAATCATATGACACAACAGAATAGTTCCCTAGGCTTTTCACCATAGTATACACACCACCTCAGCATATACCACATAAATTTCGTTGAAATGTCAGAAGAAGCAGGAAGTTAACCGTCATTCCTTAATTTATATGACCAAAAAGAGTTTGAGGAAAATCAGAAACAAGGGCTGATGCATGCGTATGAGAATATGCAATAATAAACACAGGTGCTACAGCAAGTGAGCTAATACAGTTTTAAACTACTTATTTTTCTTGAACCATATGATAGTTCATTTTCATCCAACTGTTACAATCTTTAAACACAGCCGTGTGCCCACAACATTGCAAGGTGAAGTACAACCATTTTAATTTTGAATGGTCAACCAATTGATCTGATAACCGTCCAGAGTAATAAATTTGGAGGTTTTGTTGAATGTTGTAAAATTCCTTCTTTAGCTCCATGGAGAATGGTGTCCGAAAAATTTCAAACCTAGATGGATTGCTCAAACAAAAAATTATTCGCCAATGGAAAGAATAAACAGACCTGATGTCAAGTTCATGTGGAGATAAACATCGACAAGTTTGTTTGACCTAAAATTGTGAGAAGTTTGATGGTTCTTAAGATTCAGTTGGAATGTACAAAACCAGTCTGATGGCCAGACAAGGATATGCAAATATAAGACTTTCTGGTAGACTTGAATAATCCATTGAGCAGCACACAAATTCGTTCACTTGATGTTAAATCTATGGAACAGATGAAAAAGTGTTTAGTGAAACATTTTCAATAGATTCCAGCCTGCTGACTACATGACCAAAAGCAGGACAGATTGGTAGGGAAGAACTTAAAAGTGAAGACTTCTAAGTATTTACCTCTCTGCAAAGGGGGCACTTTTCCTTGGGACTAGCTGCCTTTAATCCATCCACTATGGTCACTGATCCTGCCTTGCAAGCACACATGTAGCAGAATATATGACCGCAAGTCAAAGACACTGGATCAAAAACTGTATCCTGTTGGAGAAGAGCAGCTAATAAAAAGCTCAACATTATGAAAAGAGTAGCTAATCTGatatgatgaattttacaatatTGATAAGACTTAAGGTTGAGTTTCTTCACAAGAATTATCAGCAAGAATCAAATATCAATAAGAAAAAGCATAAGATAGTTACTCGTGTTAATGAAATAGCTGGCACGCTTATACGAGATAATAAAGAAACTAACCAAGCATATCGAACAAGTCAAGTCCAGTTCAAGCTTGACTGAATCAAAGAGCTCACAAGAAAGAGAAGGCTTTTCATCTTTAAATATGAGGGAACAGCCGTTGAACAATGCAGGAGCATTCCTTGTATTGGCCTTTGTCTCTTGCGAATTTATGTGAAAGGCCATCAGCTCACAAAGCCATGGTGATTGGAGAATCTCAAGGTTCCTACTGTGCGCTTGAGACTTAAATACTTGGCCTTGCTTGGAGTAGTGTATCTGTAGAAAAAATCAACAACTGGTAAATCCAAAATTCTTGTGCATTAACTTGAGAATATCATACTCATGCTCTATTAAAAGTAAACCTTATCATATTTCTTCAGTATCTTACGCAAGGCAATGGCATTAATCAGTGCGTAAGTGACCAActccttgccttcttcaatCAGTGCGATATGGTTGCCTTGTATTTTGTCTTTAAACCAAATAAAACACTTACGGAAACCCGATGCCAAATGGAGCTCAAGCAACCTCTGGGCTTTCTCGTTGAAGAAGCCAACAACTTCTGACATTTCCTTCAGAAGCGAAGGGAAAAACGTGCCATCACACACTGCGGAGCACAAAATACCCTCATTTAGATGAATCCTAATCAAGAGAAGAGTTTATACTTGAAGGGTTCAATGCTTATACTGATTTGTCTATGCAAAAGTGAAAACAGGAATAAAAGCATCATTTCCTGCCACAACAAGATGTAtggtgccttttttttttctgggggTTTTCCTGCTACATGGTAAACATATTAATGATTCCCCCCAACCCCCCTCAATTCAAATAGCCTATCTCTTCAGTTACAAGGTCTTAACTATCGTTCAATCAAGGTGGATTTTTAGATAGTCAGGACGTAGAAATTGATCAGAATAAgaaattcaaaattcttatccaGATCCTTCGGCATCAAGAAAAACTCGTAGATCTTTTAAATGCATCATTCTCCCATCTCTACCAATATGTAAAGTCTTTCCTAATACCAAGACAAACGAAAAGGTATTACCAGTGTTCTTGTATTGTACAAGTACTCACCGTAATTAGGAGGTGATGAAAGGTAACCAATGATaacaaaacaaagagaaaacGTTCGTTGAAAAGCCAATTCAGAAATAGAACAACCCAAAAATTCACCCCAATTCAACGCAGGACATTGGAATCTGAAACGCAGTCACACCTTATCTCGGTAGTACCAAGCACTCACCCAACGCAGGACATTGGCAGTACCATAGTTCTTGTATTGGACAAGTACTCAACCTAATAAGGAGGTGATGAAAGGTAACCAATGATaacaaaaacaaagagaaaacgTTCGTTGAAAAGCCAATTCAGAAATAGAACAACCCAAAAATTCATCCCAATTCAACGCAGGACGTTGGAATCTGCAACCCAATCACACCTTATCTCGGTGTCGAGTAATAATTACAATATCATTTGTAACCGACGGAATGTGTGAAATCCAATAATCAGAAGCTAATAGTACTAGTTATGAATAGAAGCTCTAAGCACCTGGGCAAGAGTCCGGGCAAGAGGAGGGTCTACCGCAGAGGGCAGAATCTCCGAAATGATCAGGAACAAGGGCAGTGTTATCACGGGATTGAAGGTGTCGTCGACACCTTTTCAAGATTTTCTTGAGATTCTTGAAACCAACCCCAGGCAATTTCTTCCTCTGGCATTGTCCTTGCATGTATTCCTCGTACTTCTTGCAGAACTTCATCTTCGACCTCGCCTCACCTCCTTGCTTTTCCAATACTAATGATATGGTGATAAAACGCGGCGTACAATTTAAAATTTCTTATAGGACCGAGGTTTTCTTTGTCCTGTTCAGATAACTTAAAAACCCTTAACCTTTTGGTTAGAGATTTGCTACTCAACCCCTTTCTAATACTAATGTGCGAATGCCAATTCTGAGTAGTTTAGGTTCTGAAAACAATACTGGGCTGCTGCTACTGCAACTATCCAATCCAGGAGTCTCCTCTCTCCACTGGACGGCCCCCTCTGTTGTTCTCTCTCTATATTCCCGAAACTACGGTTTTCAACGACACCTGAAGCCAAATTAACCCAGCGTAACCCGGTCCGTCCGAGAAAATAAGGGAAAGCTTTACCAGAAAAGTGGCGAATTAAGAAAGGggtaaaaaaatataagaaaaagtCAATTTACCGCTAACCTTTTCACAAGTCTCGCGGATTTCTACGTTGGAGTGCCACCTGATGAATAAGTTTGATTTGGTAGAGTAGACATGACCGATGCAATACGTTTAAATTTGCGACATAGTTCAGGACGTATATTGtgatatttattaaaaattttgaaataaatgaaGAGGTAAATATGTTTTTTACCAATTCAAAATTGCACGTCGCTGGCCACGCAGACACGTATATCCATTCTTGTCGAAACGTATATCCATTCAATGCAGCCCAACTATGCGATTTCTGACGCAGAcgccaaaaattagaaaaaatcacaaaaaagtTCCATCaccaactaaaataaaaaaccaCCGGCTCAGTCGCGTTCCTCGTTGGATTATAGGTAAGGTTCGAATCTCACTTGCAAcgaaaaaaatttaagagtGGTGTCatagcactttcttgatctagTTGGATCTGTATACCCACTAGCCCCTACAacagcctccttaggctcccctcctcctagattaggttatacaaatatattattattaataaaaaaaactaatacatatatatatacatatatgcgCCCACGCCGGTCCGGGATAAGCCAGAAGCTTCCTGGTTTGCTTAAATTCCTTCCTGAGTTGGGTCGCACTCGCACCCAAAAGAAATTCCGGCACTTGGCCCCTAATCTCACGGGGaaataaaaagtcaaaaagggttAAACTTAAAAGATAAGTACGCAATCTACTACTATTCTTGCACACGCAAGTTCACAAACTATTCATTTTAGTTtagaattaattttatatatattgacaatATATACACTTTCACCGTTAAATACATGATATATagttcaaattttacatatgcGTTATCCATTCAATCGTGACAGTACATACACTGTCAATGTACATAAAATTAATCCTAAAATAAGACAGAGTAGTTTGTGAACTTGAGTCGGCTAGAAGGCAGAACAAAATGCCATTCACTGAACTTAACCTGGATTGGCTAAAACTACTCTGTTTCTATTTTCTACTTCTTCCGAGTCTAGTGCGTATGAGATACTACTATATTCAGTCGGCCGGCTTCAACTTAAACGGCTCAAATCACATTTCTCATTTGGGGGAGACACAGCATTCTTAACCTCTCTGTTAAGgcatttaattaaaaaaaaaaaaaaaaaaaaccaatacaCGCGTGATGATATCAAAGTATCAAACCAATATATGCTTATTTAAATTGTTTTAATATCTGAAGTGATTAGGAGTCAATATCAGGAGTCTAGACACTGGGTTGAATGAATCAAAGGTCAATGCTTCACCAATTCCACAAGAAGTTACCCCGCTTTCTTATTATTTGTACGATGATGCGTTTTGGCGGAGATGATAGTAGTAATTAATTAGCGGTGTCATCATGATCATGCTGCCATTAACAATTGTTTATACATACAATTTAAATAGAATGCAAAACGGCGACTTCGTTACAGTAGATTGTACGTCGTCTATAACTAAAGACGGATGCATTACTTAACCAACCAACATGTAGTAGTGGTCATGCATTAAATGTCAATCACGCAATTTATTGCCGTGATCATCAGCATCATGACCTGgcttggtggtggtggtggtggtggtggaatTCTGCTCTGGAGGCTTGCTTTTGTTCGGattgtatttttttattttttattttataaaaaatttatcgtaataatttgatatatataaaataaaaagaaatatgttcacgaaaaatataacaatttttcTTTGGAAACAAATTCGACTTCATAGAGAGGGAATAACGTAACAATTAATTAATTGTGAAAGCTCGTAGAGAAAACGAATTCGACTTCGTCACCGTGGCTACAGAAAAGAAAATACACCAAATTGCTGCTCCACTTGACCTTGAGAGAGAGGGGGATTGGTTTACACTTTTGCACATCAAAGATCAACCCACCATAGTGGGATTGATGTCCAATATTCCTAGCCATTCATTCTTCTTGGCTCTTTTTCTTTATTCACTCGGCATTCATGCATCGAAGGTGAATGGTCACGGAATTCATCCACCACCACAAACCCTTTAATCAATACCTTTGCTTATGAccactttttctttctttcaacttttttttttttgccttttaaCCTGATTAATCACGGAGATGAGCCCCTCGAGCAGATTTTGAGAACCTTGGAAATTGATTACTATTTGACTAGTGATCCTATTATAGAACCTGGAaatggattttttattttttaggttaTTTGGTGGTCGAATCGAAGACATAATAATTACATAGTAGTCATGGATTTTGATGAGCTAGAAATTGATTGGTGGGCCTTTTAGACGGAGACGTAACATTCAAACTGGGCCAGTATATGGTCCGGTGGGCATCACCTGTAGCATCAGCAGGTCGTGGAAATGCACCCTTCCTTCCTTCTCAGCTCACAGGCGGGCCTATTTTAACTGGATAGGCCTAAGGTAAATAAGTCATCTACacaaatctgattttttttttgggtttttaaATGGACTTGAACAATACCTTGATACCCAACACCTCAAAACCCATATTATGGAAAAGGCATTGGCAGACAAATCTGACAAGGTACAATAGATGCGGCGGCATCCCAACTATGGACTACTGAGCAGTGAATATATCTGATTTAAAGGCTTTGAAATGAAGGCTTGAGAACCTTCGTGGCCTTTCCAGCCAAAACATTCTGGAATGGCGTGCACATGCGTTATTCCGattccaattccaattccaccaagaaaaattattaattgTAACCTCACAGTCCTTTAAAACTAAGGCCCATGTCAGTCCAAGTGTACAATACTCTTCAACGAACCCGGTCCTAACAACCTCTGTTCTGTCTGTCCGGGAGTTGACTGTTGTGCTCAGACGAAGacgaagaaacaaagaaaattaaGTACAGATCATGGCGACGGGGGAGAAGTCGGTGATGGTGGTCGGAATCGACGACAGTGAGCACAGCTTCTATGCTTTGCAGTGGACATTGGATCACTTCTTTACTCCTTCACCTGCAGTCTCTCCATTCAGGCTCGTCATCGTCCATTCCAAGCCTACTCCTTCTTCCGCCATCGGCCTCGCCGGCCCTGGTACCTCTACCTCTACCTACCCACCTTTAATTTTTACTTCTAGCGTTTGTTTTCACAACAACAATCTAGAAGATTACATAGGGACTTGGAGTTTGTCTGCCTCTTGGCCGTACTTGATTCTTTCGAGGGACCTcttttatatgtatatatatatatataatttgtgATTCTTATTAGTATCATTATGTAAAATGATAAGGTGCTGCTGATGTGTTGCCGTACGTGGATGTGGATTTAAAGAAGATAGCGGCCAGAGTTCTGGAGAGTGCCAAGGAGATTTGTTCTGCTAAATCGGTATTCGttaatttctttttctgtttctaATTCATTCTTTTATagcctttttgtttttgctgttATTGGGACTCGTAGCTCAGTTTTTGTGCTCTGATTCACGGCACAGATATCTTAACCCAATTTATCTTCTTCGCCTCTTTACCATACAATCTTCCAATAAGAAGATTCCCACTTAAAAAGCTACGCCTACTAGTAGAAGGTATAGTATGTTGTCATTCACTGGTAAAAGGTACACCGCAATCCCGTAGCCCAGAGTAATGCGTCCAGCGTAGCCAGTTCAAAATCGTCTCGAAACaaagccaattttgaaaaacaaaatagAGATAAGAGAGAGATGAAAATTTGTACTATTTTGACATTTGCAGGTGAATGATGTAGCTGTGGAAGCTGTCGAAGGTGATGCCAGGAACGTTCTTTGTGAAGCTGTGGAGAAACACCATGCCTCTATCTTGGTCCTTGGCAGTCATGGTTACGGAGCTATAAAGAGGTATTGGTTCCACCCCATTAACTCTTTTTTGTTGTAGCTTGGCTTAACTTGCTGCTACAGCAGAGATGCGGTTATGACATTTTCGTGCTATCTTCTGCAGGGCTGTTTTGGGCAGCGTGAGTGATTACTGTGTTCATCACGCCCACTGCACCGTGATGATTGTGAAAAAGCCGAAAATCAAACACTAAGGCTGCTTCATCTAATACTAAGTAGTACTACATCTTAGTTCTTACCATATAAATAATGTGCAATCCAAACACCACTACTGTACTGTAATTTCAGGAGCCTCTGCGTTCCCTGATCATTGTTTCCAAATTATACTCTCAATAGTCTGTACTCTTGTTTGAGATGATCTGCGCGCATAGACGTGCCTTGTTATACGATGATTTTGCTTGTGCATCTTTGCTACAGTTTTGTTTAAATCTTAACAGAAGGCATCATATGCACTGTTTCTAAGGGATCCTACGCGGGTGCTTC encodes:
- the LOC113749873 gene encoding probable E3 ubiquitin-protein ligase BAH1-like 1 gives rise to the protein MKFCKKYEEYMQGQCQRKKLPGVGFKNLKKILKRCRRHLQSRDNTALVPDHFGDSALCGRPSSCPDSCPVCDGTFFPSLLKEMSEVVGFFNEKAQRLLELHLASGFRKCFIWFKDKIQGNHIALIEEGKELVTYALINAIALRKILKKYDKIHYSKQGQVFKSQAHSRNLEILQSPWLCELMAFHINSQETKANTRNAPALFNGCSLIFKDEKPSLSCELFDSVKLELDLTCSICLDTVFDPVSLTCGHIFCYMCACKAGSVTIVDGLKAASPKEKCPLCREAGVYEGAVHLEELNILLSQSCPEYWAARLQSERAERIRQAKEHWESQCRAFMGI
- the LOC113775910 gene encoding universal stress protein PHOS34 codes for the protein MATGEKSVMVVGIDDSEHSFYALQWTLDHFFTPSPAVSPFRLVIVHSKPTPSSAIGLAGPGAADVLPYVDVDLKKIAARVLESAKEICSAKSVNDVAVEAVEGDARNVLCEAVEKHHASILVLGSHGYGAIKRAVLGSVSDYCVHHAHCTVMIVKKPKIKH